Proteins from a single region of Vibrio sp. DW001:
- a CDS encoding hotdog fold thioesterase codes for MSIWKKAITLDTLNASSKNTLIEHLQIEYTEIGEDCISASMPVCDFTHQPLGMLHGGASVVLAETLGSVAANFSVSDEYYCVGLDINANHIKSMRKGTVVGKAKPIHIGASTQVWQINIVDERDRLVCTSRLTIAVMKHKRVQNVD; via the coding sequence ATGTCCATTTGGAAGAAAGCGATCACATTAGATACGCTTAATGCGAGTTCTAAGAACACACTGATTGAACATCTACAAATCGAATACACTGAAATAGGTGAAGATTGCATTTCTGCGTCCATGCCCGTCTGCGATTTCACCCACCAACCTCTGGGTATGTTACACGGTGGAGCGTCGGTAGTGTTGGCAGAAACGCTGGGTTCAGTCGCCGCAAATTTTAGTGTAAGTGACGAATACTATTGCGTTGGCTTAGATATAAACGCGAACCATATAAAGTCGATGCGTAAAGGTACGGTCGTCGGCAAGGCGAAACCGATTCACATCGGCGCGAGTACTCAGGTATGGCAAATCAATATTGTTGATGAGCGAGATCGTTTGGTCTGCACGAGTAGACTGACGATAGCGGTGATGAAACACAAGCGAGTCCAAAATGTTGATTGA